The Ictalurus furcatus strain D&B chromosome 5, Billie_1.0, whole genome shotgun sequence genome includes a region encoding these proteins:
- the prickle2a gene encoding prickle-like protein 2 has protein sequence MMALDMERTVSKLMFDFQRNSTSDDDSGCALEEYAWVPPGLKPEQVHQYYSFLPEDKVPYVNSIGEKHRIKQLLHQLPPHDNEVRYCNSLDEEEKRELMIFSNQRKRDNLGRGTVRPLPLTITGAVCEQCGGQINGGDIAVFASRVGHGLCWHPHCFVCCMCAELLVDLIYFHQDGKIYCGRHHAERLKPRCSACDEIIFADECTEAEGRHWHMKHFCCYECEAPLGGQRYIMREGRPHCCNCFESLYAEYCDACGKHIGIDQGQMAYEGQHWHATEECFCCARCRQSLLGRPFLPKQGLIYCSRICSQGDEPDLSDSSDSAFQSARSRQSRRSARIGKQGAKNNKAENSRQPSSGSASATGERHSVDADSLVVQMDLLSVSSPAPSRTPNRTPTRTPSRTPSRSPSLNRKQSVWMSRDEPYSYESNQRDPSPSPNPHQLRSQCSIRTPYPPSPSQPPKVVSPPESWHKEQPGSNPKKPPVMAALRGHSFNENWMHHGQESEFHPPKLKTQMSFNEVSSHGAGFLDKRSVSVQGFPRDMRPPLLRSRHHIGPSFGELTPLEQTPRGSADSLALSYATGNSLDGTTRRQEHLSRFSMPDLSKDSGVNVSEKSAMGTLNSSMQFRSTESLSSVPRPLADLGMPVRLRYPPQLYWNSSRGLSFDEPGKGRMGLAGSMGNVHSVTPRPRRANTQDSPRQQRPRQQHHHKSHKRHKGHHRSRRSRSDNALHLTAENQGYPSDPVQRFHDDFQRMPSRMSRDPFGGNYACRQQFFRPCPRTTSDLTLQDPGGPRLGQYLGRYGELAEGDDHFCSTCSSSSEASDDEGYFMGEPIPLPVQVRYLDNEELRQRYSPTLMGGHSQLHTRRRRKSKNCIIS, from the exons ATGATGGCTTTGGACATGGAGAGGACGGTGTCTAAGCTCATGTTTGACTTCCAGAGGAACTCCACCTCCGACGACGATTCCGGCTGCGCTCTGGAGGAATACGCTTGGGTGCCCCCAGGCCTTAAGCCTGAACAG GTTCACCAGTATTACAGTTTCCTGCCTGAAGATAAGGTCCCCTACGTGAACAGCATTGGCGAGAAGCATCGCATTAAACAGCTCCTACACCAGCTTCCCCCTCATGACAACGAG GTACGATATTGTAACTCTCTGgatgaagaagagaagagagagctGATGATCTTTAGcaaccagagaaagagagacaaccTGGGCAGAGGCACTGTCCGCCCTCTCCCCCTCACCATAACTGGAGCTGTTTGTGAACAA TGTGGAGGCCAGATAAATGGAGGTGATATTGCTGTATTTGCCTCACGAGTGGGTCACGGATTGTGCTGGCATCCTCACTGCTTTGTGTGCTGCATGTGTGCTGAGTTGTTGGTGGATCTAATATATTTCCATCAGGATGGAAAGATCTATTGTGGCCGCCACCATGCTGAGAGACTCAAACCACGCTGTTCAGCTTGTGATGAG ATTATCTTTGCAGATGAGTGCACAGAGGCGGAAGGAAGGCACTGGCACATGAAGCATTTCTGCTGTTATGAATGTGAGGCTCCACTGGGTGGCCAGCGCTATATCATGCGTGAGGGACGGCCGCACTGCTGCAACTGTTTCGAGTCACTCTATGCTGAGTACTGTGATGCATGTGGAAAACATATAG GCATAGACCAAGGACAAATGGCATATGAGGGTCAACACTGGCATGCCACTGAAGAATGTTTCTGCTGTGCTCGCTGCCGTCAGTCTCTGCTGGGCCGTCCCTTTCTGCCAAAGCAAGGGCTCATCTATTGCTCTCGTATTTGCAGCCAGGGAGATGAGCCTGATTTGTCAGACTCCTCTGATTCCGCTTTTCAGAGTGCCCGTTCACGCCAGTCACGCCGCAGTGCACGAATTGGCAAGCAGGGAGCAAAGAACAACAAGGCAGAAAACAGCAGGCAGCCATCATCTGGCTCAGCATCTGCAACAGGTGAACGGCATTCAGTGGATGCAGACTCCCTGGTTGTGCAAATGGACCTGCTAAGTGTGTCCAGCCCAGCTCCCAGTCGTACTCCAAACCGCACACCAACAAGAACCCCAAGTAGGACCCCAAGTCGTTCACCAAGCCTGAACCGCAAGCAGTCTGTCTGGATGAGCAGGGATGAGCCATACTCTTATGAGTCCAATCAAAGAGATCCTTCCCCTTCCCCAAATCCCCATCAGCTACGGAGCCAGTGTAGCATCCGGACCCCATATCCTCCCTCTCCTAGCCAACCACCCAAAGTGGTGAGCCCTCCAGAGTCTTGGCACAAAGAGCAACCAGGGAGTAATCCCAAGAAGCCCCCTGTTATGGCAGCCCTGAGAGGCCACTCTTTTAATGAAAATTGGATGCACCATGGGCAGGAATCTGAGTTCCACCCTCCAAAACTGAAGACACAGATGAGTTTCAATGAGGTATCAAGTCATGGTGCTGGGTTCTTAGACAAGCGCAGTGTCAGTGTGCAGGGCTTCCCCAGGGATATGAGGCCTCCGCTTCTAAGGAGTAGACATCATATTGGCCCCAGCTTTGGTGAACTGACACCCCTTGAGCAGACACCACGAGGGTCTGCAGACTCATTGGCCCTTTCTTATGCCACAG GAAACTCTTTGGATGGGACTACAAGGCGCCAGGAGCACCTTTCCCGCTTCTCAATGCCTGACCTAAGCAAGGACTctggtgtgaatgtgtctgaGAAAAGTGCAATGGGTACCCTAAACTCATCCATGCAGTTCCGCAGCACTGAATCCCTGTCATCAGTCCCAAGACCTCTTGCTGATCTGGGAATGCCAGTCAGACTTAGGTACCCACCACAACTCTACTGGAACTCTTCTAGAGGCCTCAGCTTTGATGAGCCAGGGAAAGGTCGCATGGGTCTGGCAGGGAGTATGGGAAACGTTCATTCGGTGACACCACGACCACGGCGAGCTAACACACAAGACTCTCCACGACAACAACGGCCAAGGCAACAGCACCATCACAAAAGTCATAAGAGACACAAAGGCCACCATCGATCCCGCCGCTCACGCTCAGATAATGCccttcatctgactgctgaaaaCCAGGGTTACCCTAGTGACCCTGTTCAGAGATTCCATGATGATTTTCAACGGATGCCCTCGAGGATGTCACGTGACCCTTTCGGGGGAAATTATGCATGTAGGCAGCAGTTTTTCAGGCCTTGCCCTCGAACCACTTCTGACCTGACCTTGCAGGACCCTGGAGGTCCAAGACTAGGCCAATACCTGGGCAGGTATGGAGAGCTGGCAGAAGGTGATGATCACTTTTGCTCTACCTGCTCCTCTTCATCAGAAGCATCTGATGATGAAGGCTACTTTATGGGAGAACCGATTCCTCTGCCAGTGCAAGTGCGTTATCTTGACAACGAGGAGTTGAGGCAGCGTTATAGTCCCACTTTGATGGGTGGTCATTCCCAGCTACACACACGTAGACGCAGAAAGAGTAAGAACTGCATCATCTCATAA